A region from the Microtus ochrogaster isolate Prairie Vole_2 unplaced genomic scaffold, MicOch1.0 UNK43, whole genome shotgun sequence genome encodes:
- the LOC101987384 gene encoding endothelin-converting enzyme 2 isoform X3 has translation MVEYKRAKLRDEEAPETPVEGRATQDSLEVGFQKRTQRLLGSHTQLELGLAGLSLVLAALLLGCLVALWVQYHRDPTHNTCLTEACIRVAGKILESLDRGVSPCQDFYQFSCGGWIRRNPLPNGRSRWNTFNSLWDQNQAILKHLLENTTFNSSSEAERKTRRFYLSCLQLERIEKLGAQPLRDLIDKIGGWNITGPWDEDNFMEVLKAVAGTYRATPFFTVYVSADSKSSNSNVIQVDQSGLFLPSRDYYLNRTANEKVLTAYLDYMEELGVLLGGQPASTREQMQQVLELEIQLANITVPQDQRRDEEKIYHKMSISELQALAPSMDWLEFLSFLLSPLELGDSEPVVVYGTGYLQQVSELINRTEPSILNNYLIWNLVQKTTSSLDQRFESAQEKLLETLYGTKKSCTPRWQTCISNTDDALGFALGSLFVKATFDRQSKEIAEGMISEIRSAFEETLGELVWMDEKTRLAAKEKADAIYDMIGFPDFILEPKELDDVYDGYEVSEDSFFQNMLNLYNFSAKVMADQLRKPPSRDQWSMTPQTVNAYYLPTKNEIVFPAGILQAPFYAHNHPKALNFGGIGVVMGHELTHAFDDQGREYDKEGNLRPWWQNESLTAFQNHTACMEEQYSQYKVNGERLNGFQTLGENIADNGGLKAAYNAYEAWLRTHGEEQQLPAVGLTNHQLFFVGFAQVWCSVRTPESSHEGLVTDPHSPARFRVLGTLSNSRDFLRHFGCPVGSPMNPGQLCEVW, from the exons ATGGTAGAGTACAAACGAGCCAAGCTTCGGGATGAAGAAGCACCGGAGACTCCAGTAGAAGGCAGGGCCACCCAGGACTCACTGGAG GTGGGGTTCCAGAAGAGGACACAACGACTCTTGGGTTCACACACACAGCTGGAGCTGGGCTTGGCAGGCCTCTCGTTAGTCCTGGCTGCCCTTCTTTTGGGCTGCCTCGTGGCTCTGTGGGTCCAGTAccacagag ACCCAACCCATAACACCTGCCTCACAGAAGCCTGCATTCGAGTGGCTGGGAAAATCCTGGAATCCCTGGACCGTGGGGTGAGCCCCTGTCAGGATTTTTATCAGTTCTCCTGTGGAGGCTGGATTAGAAGAAACCCTCTGCCCAACGGGCGTTCCCGCTGGAATACCTTCAACAGCCTCTGGGACCAGAACCAGGCCATACTGAAGCACCTGCTTG AGAATACCACTTTCAATTCCAGCAGTGAAGCTGAGCGAAAGACACGGCGCTTCTACCTGTCCTGCCTACAGCTGGAGCGTATTGAGAAGCTAGGAGCTCAGCCACTTCGAGACCTCATTGACAAG ATCGGTGGCTGGAACATCACAGGGCCTTGGGACGAGGACAACTTCATGGAAGTGCTCAAGGCAGTGGCAGGGACCTATAGAGCCACCCCCTTCTTCACCGTCTACGTCAGTGCTGATTCTAAGAGTTCCAACAGCAATGTCATCCAG GTGGACCAGTCTGGGCTTTTCCTGCCCTCTCGAGATTACTACCTAAATAGAACTGCCAATGAGAAA GTGCTCACAGCCTACCTGGACTACATGGAGGAGCTGGGAGTGCTGCTGGGTGGACAGCCAGCCTCTACCCGGGAGCAGATGCAGCAagttctggagctggagatacaacTGGCTAACATCACTGTGCCCCAGGACCAGCGGCGCGATGAAGAGAAGATCTATCACAAGATGAGCATCTCAGAGCTGCAG GCTCTAGCACCCTCCATGGACTGGCTGGAGTTCCTGTCTTTCTTGTTGTCTCCGCTCGAGCTGGGGGATTCTGAGCCTGTGGTGGTGTACGGGACTGGGTATTTACAGCAGGTGTCGGAACTCATCAACCGCACAGAACCAAG CATCCTGAACAATTATCTGATTTGGAACCTGGTGCAGAAGACGACCTCAAGCCTTGACCAGCGCTTTGAGTCTGCGCAGGAGAAGCTGCTGGAGACCCTCTATGGCACCAAGAAG TCCTGTACACCGAGGTGGCAGACCTGCATCTCCAATACAGATGATGCCCTTGGCTTTGCTCTGGGCTCACTCTTTGTGAAGGCCACATTTGACCGACAAAGCAAGGAAATC GCCGAGGGGATGATCAGCGAAATCCGGTCTGCATTTGAGGAGACCCTGGGAGAGCTGGTTTGGATGGATGAGAAGACCCGGCTGGCAGCCAAGGAGAAA GCAGATGCCATCTATGATATGATTGGTTTCCCTGACTTCATCTTGGAGCCCAAAGAGCTTGATGATGTTTATGATGGG TATGAAGTCTCTGAAGACTCTTTTTTCCAAAACATGTTGAATCTGTACAACTTCTCTGCTAAGGTGATGGCTGACCAGCTTCGCAAACCTCCCAGCAGAGACCA GTGGAGCATGACGCCCCAGACTGTCAATGCTTACTATCTTCCAACCAAGAATGAAATCGTCTTCCCTGCTGGCATCTTGCAGGCCCCCTTCTATGCTCACAACCACCCAAA GGCCTTGAACTTTGGTGGCATTGGCGTGGTGATGGGCCATGAGTTGACACATGCCTTTGATGACCAAG GCCGTGAGTACGACAAAGAAGGGAATCTGCGTCCGTGGTGGCAGAATGAGTCACTGACGGCTTTCCAGAACCATACAGCCTGCATGGAAGAACAGTACAGCCAGTACAAGGTCAATGGAGAGAGACTCAATGGATTCCAGACACTGGGGGAAAACATCGCCGACAACGGGGGCCTGAAGGCTGCTTACAAT GCTTACGAAGCATGGTTGCGAACGCATGGGGAAGAGCAGCAGCTGCCAGCTGTCGGGCTCACCAATCACCAGCTGTTCTTTGTGGGATTTGCCCAG
- the LOC101987384 gene encoding endothelin-converting enzyme 2 isoform X2, translated as MNVALHELGGGGSMVEYKRAKLRDEEAPETPVEGRATQDSLEVGFQKRTQRLLGSHTQLELGLAGLSLVLAALLLGCLVALWVQYHRDPTHNTCLTEACIRVAGKILESLDRGVSPCQDFYQFSCGGWIRRNPLPNGRSRWNTFNSLWDQNQAILKHLLENTTFNSSSEAERKTRRFYLSCLQLERIEKLGAQPLRDLIDKIGGWNITGPWDEDNFMEVLKAVAGTYRATPFFTVYVSADSKSSNSNVIQVDQSGLFLPSRDYYLNRTANEKVLTAYLDYMEELGVLLGGQPASTREQMQQVLELEIQLANITVPQDQRRDEEKIYHKMSISELQALAPSMDWLEFLSFLLSPLELGDSEPVVVYGTGYLQQVSELINRTEPSILNNYLIWNLVQKTTSSLDQRFESAQEKLLETLYGTKKSCTPRWQTCISNTDDALGFALGSLFVKATFDRQSKEIAEGMISEIRSAFEETLGELVWMDEKTRLAAKEKADAIYDMIGFPDFILEPKELDDVYDGYEVSEDSFFQNMLNLYNFSAKVMADQLRKPPSRDQWSMTPQTVNAYYLPTKNEIVFPAGILQAPFYAHNHPKALNFGGIGVVMGHELTHAFDDQGREYDKEGNLRPWWQNESLTAFQNHTACMEEQYSQYKVNGERLNGFQTLGENIADNGGLKAAYNAYEAWLRTHGEEQQLPAVGLTNHQLFFVGFAQVWCSVRTPESSHEGLVTDPHSPARFRVLGTLSNSRDFLRHFGCPVGSPMNPGQLCEVW; from the exons ATGAATGTCGCGCTGCATGAACTGGGTGGCGGAGGCAGT ATGGTAGAGTACAAACGAGCCAAGCTTCGGGATGAAGAAGCACCGGAGACTCCAGTAGAAGGCAGGGCCACCCAGGACTCACTGGAG GTGGGGTTCCAGAAGAGGACACAACGACTCTTGGGTTCACACACACAGCTGGAGCTGGGCTTGGCAGGCCTCTCGTTAGTCCTGGCTGCCCTTCTTTTGGGCTGCCTCGTGGCTCTGTGGGTCCAGTAccacagag ACCCAACCCATAACACCTGCCTCACAGAAGCCTGCATTCGAGTGGCTGGGAAAATCCTGGAATCCCTGGACCGTGGGGTGAGCCCCTGTCAGGATTTTTATCAGTTCTCCTGTGGAGGCTGGATTAGAAGAAACCCTCTGCCCAACGGGCGTTCCCGCTGGAATACCTTCAACAGCCTCTGGGACCAGAACCAGGCCATACTGAAGCACCTGCTTG AGAATACCACTTTCAATTCCAGCAGTGAAGCTGAGCGAAAGACACGGCGCTTCTACCTGTCCTGCCTACAGCTGGAGCGTATTGAGAAGCTAGGAGCTCAGCCACTTCGAGACCTCATTGACAAG ATCGGTGGCTGGAACATCACAGGGCCTTGGGACGAGGACAACTTCATGGAAGTGCTCAAGGCAGTGGCAGGGACCTATAGAGCCACCCCCTTCTTCACCGTCTACGTCAGTGCTGATTCTAAGAGTTCCAACAGCAATGTCATCCAG GTGGACCAGTCTGGGCTTTTCCTGCCCTCTCGAGATTACTACCTAAATAGAACTGCCAATGAGAAA GTGCTCACAGCCTACCTGGACTACATGGAGGAGCTGGGAGTGCTGCTGGGTGGACAGCCAGCCTCTACCCGGGAGCAGATGCAGCAagttctggagctggagatacaacTGGCTAACATCACTGTGCCCCAGGACCAGCGGCGCGATGAAGAGAAGATCTATCACAAGATGAGCATCTCAGAGCTGCAG GCTCTAGCACCCTCCATGGACTGGCTGGAGTTCCTGTCTTTCTTGTTGTCTCCGCTCGAGCTGGGGGATTCTGAGCCTGTGGTGGTGTACGGGACTGGGTATTTACAGCAGGTGTCGGAACTCATCAACCGCACAGAACCAAG CATCCTGAACAATTATCTGATTTGGAACCTGGTGCAGAAGACGACCTCAAGCCTTGACCAGCGCTTTGAGTCTGCGCAGGAGAAGCTGCTGGAGACCCTCTATGGCACCAAGAAG TCCTGTACACCGAGGTGGCAGACCTGCATCTCCAATACAGATGATGCCCTTGGCTTTGCTCTGGGCTCACTCTTTGTGAAGGCCACATTTGACCGACAAAGCAAGGAAATC GCCGAGGGGATGATCAGCGAAATCCGGTCTGCATTTGAGGAGACCCTGGGAGAGCTGGTTTGGATGGATGAGAAGACCCGGCTGGCAGCCAAGGAGAAA GCAGATGCCATCTATGATATGATTGGTTTCCCTGACTTCATCTTGGAGCCCAAAGAGCTTGATGATGTTTATGATGGG TATGAAGTCTCTGAAGACTCTTTTTTCCAAAACATGTTGAATCTGTACAACTTCTCTGCTAAGGTGATGGCTGACCAGCTTCGCAAACCTCCCAGCAGAGACCA GTGGAGCATGACGCCCCAGACTGTCAATGCTTACTATCTTCCAACCAAGAATGAAATCGTCTTCCCTGCTGGCATCTTGCAGGCCCCCTTCTATGCTCACAACCACCCAAA GGCCTTGAACTTTGGTGGCATTGGCGTGGTGATGGGCCATGAGTTGACACATGCCTTTGATGACCAAG GCCGTGAGTACGACAAAGAAGGGAATCTGCGTCCGTGGTGGCAGAATGAGTCACTGACGGCTTTCCAGAACCATACAGCCTGCATGGAAGAACAGTACAGCCAGTACAAGGTCAATGGAGAGAGACTCAATGGATTCCAGACACTGGGGGAAAACATCGCCGACAACGGGGGCCTGAAGGCTGCTTACAAT GCTTACGAAGCATGGTTGCGAACGCATGGGGAAGAGCAGCAGCTGCCAGCTGTCGGGCTCACCAATCACCAGCTGTTCTTTGTGGGATTTGCCCAG